The proteins below are encoded in one region of Hordeum vulgare subsp. vulgare chromosome 3H, MorexV3_pseudomolecules_assembly, whole genome shotgun sequence:
- the LOC123440524 gene encoding calmodulin-binding receptor-like cytoplasmic kinase 2 isoform X1 yields the protein MQAARHRALSTGHGGGLSASNHEFQTGPVISRASTYGTRPSVPGEKARSGGSFWEEAATMIAGACTNCFPPRQPKIREGHVKSSEDAHDLSTSSTVSRISSVSSTSTSQDKAWQDQFSYQEICLATSNFSEQNKIGKGNFGSVYKGKLRDGSIIAVKRAKKNMFDRNLSAEFRSEIQILSKVEHLNLVKFLGHLEHQDERLILVEYISNGTLREHLDGSRAEPLEFSQRLNIAIDIAHAIAYLHGYTDHPIIHRDIKSSNILLTDQLRAKVSDFGFARLAACDTEATHVSTMVKGTVGYVDPEYLRTNHLTDRSDVYSFGVLLVELITGRRPVERNRGRQQRLSTQWALRKCREGDVVVAMDPRMRRTSAAVAAVERVMALAAECTAPDRAPRPAMRRCAEVLWSVRRDFQHQHEQQRAAVAGAGTRRRDVSTAT from the exons ATGCAGGCAGCACGCCATCGAGCGCTCAGCACGGGCCATGGAGGAGGCCTCTCTGCATCCAACCATGAGTTCCAGACAGGTCCTGTCATCTCCAGGGCATCCACCTATGGAACTCGTCCCAGTGTGCCTGGGGAGAAGGCCAGGAGCGGAGGATCATTCTGGGAAGAAGCTGCTACGATGATTGCCGGAGCATGCACAAACTGCTTCCCACCTCGCCAACCTAAAATTAGGGAGGGCCATGTCAAATCCTCAGAAGATGCTCATGATTTGTCGACTAGTTCCA CAGTCTCGAGAATTTCATCGGTAAGCAGCACCAGCACTAGTCAAGACAAGGCATGGCAAGACCAGTTCTCATATCAGGAAATTTGCCTGGCTACTTCAAACTTCAGTGAACAGAACAAAATTGGGAAAGGAAATTTTGGCTCTGTGTACAAGGGGAAGCTCAGGGATGGATCCATCATAGCCGTAAAGAGAGCTAAGAAG AATATGTTTGACAGGAACCTATCTGCAGAGTTCAGGAGTGAAATCCAGATATTGTCAAAGGTTGAACACTTAAACTTGGTGAAGTTTCTTGGGCATCTTGAGCATCAGGATGAGCGCTTAATTCTGGTTGAGTATATCAGCAACGGAACACTACGTGAACACTTGGATG GATCAAGAGCGGAACCATTGGAATTTTCACAGCGTCTCAACATTGCCATCGACATAGCTCATGCTATTGCCTACTTACATGGATACACAG ACCACCCAATCATACACCGTGATATCAAGTCGTCCAACATTCTCCTAACAGACCAGCTGAGAGCAAAGGTGTCCGATTTCGGCTTTGCGCGCCTAGCCGCATGCGACACTGAAGCAACTCACGTCTCAACAATGGTGAAGGGTACGGTAGGATACGTCGACCCCGAGTACCTGCGCACGAACCACCTCACCGACCGCAGCGACGTCTACTCCTTCGGCGTCCTCCTCGTCGAGCTCATCACCGGCCGACGGCCGGTAGAGCGCAACCGCGGCCGGCAGCAACGTCTCAGCACGCAGTGG GCGCTGCGGAAGTGCAGGGAGGGTGACGTGGTGGTGGCGATGGACCCCCGGATGCGCAGGACCAGCGCGGCGGTTGCGGCCGTGGAGAGGGTGATGGCGCTGGCGGCCGAGTGCACGGCCCCGGACCGCGCGCCGCGGCCGGCCATGCGGCGGTGCGCCGAGGTGCTCTGGTCCGTCAGGCGCGACTTCCAGCACCAGCACGAGCAGCAGCGCGCCGCGGTCGCGGGAGCAGGAACGAGGCGGCGAGATGTGTCCACCGCCACGTAA
- the LOC123440524 gene encoding calmodulin-binding receptor-like cytoplasmic kinase 2 isoform X2: MQAARHRALSTGHGGGLSASNHEFQTGPVISRASTYGTRPSVPGEKARSGGSFWEEAATMIAGACTNCFPPRQPKIREGHVKSSEDAHDLSTSSISRISSVSSTSTSQDKAWQDQFSYQEICLATSNFSEQNKIGKGNFGSVYKGKLRDGSIIAVKRAKKNMFDRNLSAEFRSEIQILSKVEHLNLVKFLGHLEHQDERLILVEYISNGTLREHLDGSRAEPLEFSQRLNIAIDIAHAIAYLHGYTDHPIIHRDIKSSNILLTDQLRAKVSDFGFARLAACDTEATHVSTMVKGTVGYVDPEYLRTNHLTDRSDVYSFGVLLVELITGRRPVERNRGRQQRLSTQWALRKCREGDVVVAMDPRMRRTSAAVAAVERVMALAAECTAPDRAPRPAMRRCAEVLWSVRRDFQHQHEQQRAAVAGAGTRRRDVSTAT, translated from the exons ATGCAGGCAGCACGCCATCGAGCGCTCAGCACGGGCCATGGAGGAGGCCTCTCTGCATCCAACCATGAGTTCCAGACAGGTCCTGTCATCTCCAGGGCATCCACCTATGGAACTCGTCCCAGTGTGCCTGGGGAGAAGGCCAGGAGCGGAGGATCATTCTGGGAAGAAGCTGCTACGATGATTGCCGGAGCATGCACAAACTGCTTCCCACCTCGCCAACCTAAAATTAGGGAGGGCCATGTCAAATCCTCAGAAGATGCTCATGATTTGTCGACTAGTTCCA TCTCGAGAATTTCATCGGTAAGCAGCACCAGCACTAGTCAAGACAAGGCATGGCAAGACCAGTTCTCATATCAGGAAATTTGCCTGGCTACTTCAAACTTCAGTGAACAGAACAAAATTGGGAAAGGAAATTTTGGCTCTGTGTACAAGGGGAAGCTCAGGGATGGATCCATCATAGCCGTAAAGAGAGCTAAGAAG AATATGTTTGACAGGAACCTATCTGCAGAGTTCAGGAGTGAAATCCAGATATTGTCAAAGGTTGAACACTTAAACTTGGTGAAGTTTCTTGGGCATCTTGAGCATCAGGATGAGCGCTTAATTCTGGTTGAGTATATCAGCAACGGAACACTACGTGAACACTTGGATG GATCAAGAGCGGAACCATTGGAATTTTCACAGCGTCTCAACATTGCCATCGACATAGCTCATGCTATTGCCTACTTACATGGATACACAG ACCACCCAATCATACACCGTGATATCAAGTCGTCCAACATTCTCCTAACAGACCAGCTGAGAGCAAAGGTGTCCGATTTCGGCTTTGCGCGCCTAGCCGCATGCGACACTGAAGCAACTCACGTCTCAACAATGGTGAAGGGTACGGTAGGATACGTCGACCCCGAGTACCTGCGCACGAACCACCTCACCGACCGCAGCGACGTCTACTCCTTCGGCGTCCTCCTCGTCGAGCTCATCACCGGCCGACGGCCGGTAGAGCGCAACCGCGGCCGGCAGCAACGTCTCAGCACGCAGTGG GCGCTGCGGAAGTGCAGGGAGGGTGACGTGGTGGTGGCGATGGACCCCCGGATGCGCAGGACCAGCGCGGCGGTTGCGGCCGTGGAGAGGGTGATGGCGCTGGCGGCCGAGTGCACGGCCCCGGACCGCGCGCCGCGGCCGGCCATGCGGCGGTGCGCCGAGGTGCTCTGGTCCGTCAGGCGCGACTTCCAGCACCAGCACGAGCAGCAGCGCGCCGCGGTCGCGGGAGCAGGAACGAGGCGGCGAGATGTGTCCACCGCCACGTAA